ttttggttttttaataTCCAGgttacatttgaaagtgttgTCCTGAAGCACTTTCAGTCAGGACCACTTTAGCTAATAAGAGATCGCCTTTTACATCCGCGGTAACTTAGATTTGCTGGTGTGGCTCATCTCTGGGATATCCCCGCTCTTCCATGTGCATACATCGAAAGCCGGAGGTGGGGAGAGgaacagcagcaacaaagcaAGGCACCAGCAACTACAGACATTGACTAAGTCAGAAATGACATAAAAGGAGAAACTATGGCGGAGGAGGGGGGTGCGAAGCGGCCTAAAGACGCGCAGTAGCTGTGGACGGCTCCAATAGCTTTTACAAAGGCATGACTGGCTGTAACTCAGGATgtggagcaggtcatctgctaaatATAAACACCAAATATCCTCGGGCAACATCTGACTCAAAGATTCTCTCCTGAGTACAAATGTGTGCAcatgttagacagaaagcacttCTGTAGAACAGTGCTCGTAGGAATGGAGCAGCCCGTTTAAATACAGAGCTCATTTAGGCTGGCGCTGAGATCAGCTgatgtggctgtggctgactTTGTTCAAACTTTGCTCAAACCTCAAACATGCATTGATGTTACAGTGAGAGTGAAAGTACAGCGCGGGAGCAAAGCTGGAAACGTTTGGGTCACTTTGGATTTTCACTGGGAATGAAACACGAACGGAGGATGTGATCATCCACAAATAAGAGTCAATGCTGCAAAGCTGTTCAGCAGTCCGAGGACTGTGAGAAAAGCATGCTGTacatagaaataaagaaataatagatTTAAAGAAACGCTTGTGTGTGCGTACGGCAATCTTACACGTGGGTTTCTCCAGCGACTGCTGCGACGGCTCGCCATTCGCGTCAAGTCTCGGGCGAGACCAAACTCGGCCACTTTCACCTCCCAGGGAAACTTGTTGACCATGACATTCCTCAGAGCCAAGTCACAGTGAATGATCTGCACAGAGAAGCAACAACACGCTGCTtggcacgtgtgtgtgtgtgtgtgtgtgtgtgtgtgtgtgtgtgtgtgtgtgtgtgtgtgtgtgtgtaaaaaacaaTCCTCTATGTGTTTACCCCCCCAAACATGACCTGTAACATTAATGCAAAATGTAAACACAATGATAAAAAATGTGTTCAAACtgtcaaaaacaaaagtcacactGGGACAAAATGGGACCAGTATATTTCCTATCAGTCTGCTATGCTGTTACCATTTTGGAGCGCAGGTGCTGCATGGCTAGAGCAATGTGGTAGGAGGCAATGGTGAGGAGGCTCTGCAGCTCAGGGTCAGTACTCAGGTGGGCTCTGTTGGTCTGCAGGAAGGTCCTCAGAGTGCCGTAGCTCACATACTCCATGATCAGAATGTAGGGCTCTGCACAGAGAACATCCCAgtcagagacagagagatgTAGGGCCTCACAGAGGGACACGCCTCCAAGAAGAATGCAACAGGCGTTACAGGTTAGTTCATAGTTACAGGTTAGTTCATAGTTACAGGTTAGTTCATAGTTACAGGTTAGTTCATAGTTACAGGTTAGGAAAGGCAGGAAACTAAGCATATCTGTCGGTGTGGAGGAAGATGACAAACAAACTGGTtctttctactctacctgagcactctaTAAAACATttacccattcatacaagcactttttcatgGTTACGTGctttttggcatgcagactggagcagccagggctCAAACCAACAACCTTCTGATTAAGAAGGTTCCAACGCGCTCTACCTGAGCAGAGAAACAGCAGTCTGTATGCACATGTTCATCACCTGCAGTGGCGTTCCAGTCCAGTAACTGGAGGATGTTCTTGTGGTGCATCAGTTTTCTCATGATGGAAACCTCCATGTCCACGTGTTTGAGACGGACACCTGAGGTAGAGGAAGACACAAACGTCAAACCAAAGCCCAGATGTAACTGGCTAAATCAAAATGAACGCATTCGGTTTTGTACTAAAGCTCAGCATGATTCATGTTAAAAATTatccttattattattatgcttgTCCTGACTCTTAGTTCAGCACCTGAGCTGAAGTggtaaacaaaaagaacaacaaagaatAGTTGATGGATGCTAAAACTGTAGCTACAGCTGAGAGGAGCTGCAGATTCAGGTGGTTAGCCTCTGTGAGTTTGTCTCTGTGGGTAGCTCCTTCCACTTCCTTTTACAGTACTGAATGCACTGTTGTTATACGGCAAAACTTATATTGTACAAGATGAATTTGGTGCCATCAAAGTTCTCAGAGCTCGTCTCAGAGCTGCGTTGGACATCACTGGTCACAGCATTTTAGCAATTTCATCAAGTCTGGAATCCCACAGGGTTACAGGGTTATACTCGCTTTGTTTGCAGTGCAATCAGTAAGTTATGGTCGGGGGCTGTAATATTCACACTGAGCTCAACGTCAAAAATGTATGAAATGGCTCAGACCAATTTGTTTTTCAGGAATATGTGATCAACCAGAGCGATGACGTGTTGCAAAAACtgcatgaaaaatgtaaacaaacatgAGCTTAAAGAAGATTCCCACTAATTCTActtaaaaacagaatatttgaACATCATTATAGGACAGCCTACAATCATTTACTTGGATGACAGTTTCCTCCTACTTATCATGTCAAGTACTTAATTACTGCTTTCGGGGATGCTCCGCCTGCAGGCAAACCTCCAGTCATGTCCTTACCTTCCTTGCTGATCTTACAGGTGAACATGCTGTGGCCTTTACACGTCCCTCTGGTCATCCTGGCCTGGTAGAAGACGCCCTCCTTTCCTgctttgatcagctgcagaaggTTCAGGTCTGACTTGGTGAAAGGAGGATCCTTGAATTTGAAATAGACCCGTTTGTACATCATCAAGGTAGAACCGCACCAAACAGAACGTGTGAAATCTAAATCTATCATCATCTGAAGGTTCATCTTCTGTGTCTACAGCAGGAACACAAAGATATCTGTGAATCAGCGCTACCTGCTGCAGTTGCTGCAGACCTTTCCACAGCTTCTTGGACGGAGACCTGGCTGAAGTGCTGGGTCGGAGTGGAGATTTGGGAGGAAGTTCCcgctcctcctccaccacaaCTGGGATCGGCCTCGCAGGTAAGAGGGGAGGCTCTACCCGAGGCACAGAACTCATCAGCATCTTGTTCTGCCGGAGCAATCTGATTGTCTTTAGAGCGGATCGGTATCTGCAAAATAATGTAGACAGTAGAACAGGTAACACTGACCCAGGTACGAAGGCGAAACACTGCCTTACTAAACCAGAGAGCAGCAAGTCTGACGACACACAGTTTTGGGACTCGGAGCTAAACTGTGTAACTGTAAGTGACATTGCACATAAACCAAAGATCCagtctcttccacttatccttgtcAGCGTCGTTGGggggtggagcctatcccagctaccacagggTGAGAGGAAGGGCACGCCTGGGACAGGTCGCCAGGTcgctaacacagagagatagACAaccgctcacattcacacctatgggtaatttacaatcaccagttaacctgaACCCACTAACTGCACGTCTTTGTGCTGTGGGAGGAACCAAGAGAACCCACtcagacacggggagaacatccAGACTCCACACACTCCCAGCCAGAAAGTGCACTCAGATCCAGGAGGCAACAGTGATAATATTCCTAACcttaatgaaaataaatcacatttatCTAGAAATACATTATCTACAAACAGATCACCAGTCTTGGGAGTTTTATTCTAAATAAACGAGCTAAAATTGGTCGCTGGATAACACAAACATGAATTCAGATGGAGGCTGCAGAGACTCAGCTGACCCTGACTCAACATTTagttttaagtcatttttttgctattatttttcacttttccaTTTTTTGTAATACACTATCATTTTAGTTGGTAACATGCtgcacaaataaaaatgttttcagaataaaagaacGAGGAAAAGCTGAGAACAGCTGGCTACGTGTTCTTTTTGGCTCATTTCAAAACAATGGCACATTTGAATGGGATTGTATGCTTATACTGAAAGATAACATATGATGCCAAAATATTAGAAACATCTAACTAGGTGCTGTATAAAGTAGGTCCCTGGACATCTGTATTATGAGTCTATGTTAACATGATCTCTTACAGTGGATAACATCTGTTTTTGGACCTATGGAGCTATGCattgatgataataataataatgataataatacaaAGGCTGagcaaaaaaactaaattcaTCTTCGGTGTTTTcacattctactttaaaagtaCATAAACACTGAAATCTGAAGACTACAGATCTCAGGAAATGAGACGATCAAAGAAGAACATCTCACTTTTGTAAAATTCCTCGTGAGGGGGAAATAAACGTCTACACCAAACGTCATACAGCAGGTGAAAGGTACATTTCACAAACAAGCAAAGACAAATTTTAAGGAAACCATTACAGCAGTTAGCATTTGAGCGGCTCAGTCCCGTCTGTGAAGCCAGTGTGGCCAAAAATGGGCTTTTATTAATGTCTGGTCTTATAATATATTCACGCTAAAGTATGTGAAAGGaaattgttatgttttatttaataatgcTGCTGTTACTGTTACAGCTTTGGTGAGGGCAGTCAGCTTAATTTGAACATAAAATGAGTGACCTAGTGAGACCGAGGTCACGTCGTTaataaaaacctttttaaagaacttaaaatGGACTTACTTTCTGATGCACACGGCTCCCAGCACTGTGAACACCaggatggtgaaggagagaagACCGCTGAGGGTGTATACAATGGAGTAGACATCT
The window above is part of the Pelmatolapia mariae isolate MD_Pm_ZW linkage group LG14, Pm_UMD_F_2, whole genome shotgun sequence genome. Proteins encoded here:
- the si:ch211-167j9.5 gene encoding tyrosine-protein kinase SRK3 isoform X1, producing the protein MSLTVTQFSSESQNCVSSDLLLSGLVRQCFAFVPGSVLPVLLSTLFCRYRSALKTIRLLRQNKMLMSSVPRVEPPLLPARPIPVVVEEERELPPKSPLRPSTSARSPSKKLWKGLQQLQQDPPFTKSDLNLLQLIKAGKEGVFYQARMTRGTCKGHSMFTCKISKEGVRLKHVDMEVSIMRKLMHHKNILQLLDWNATAEPYILIMEYVSYGTLRTFLQTNRAHLSTDPELQSLLTIASYHIALAMQHLRSKMIIHCDLALRNVMVNKFPWEVKVAEFGLARDLTRMASRRSSRWRNPRQRVPLRWYPPEYFKNNYYSYKGDVWAFGIVLWEMQTFGTLPYPNLETSEQVVYHICMGHKNTNPEGCRPEILHIMRDCWQEPYTLRPSFTDIVCMLESIMENDADYVDVESPEQVVTDEAEIQENNRLRAASVSLDTNF
- the si:ch211-167j9.5 gene encoding tyrosine-protein kinase SRK3 isoform X2, translating into MANCSDVYSIVYTLSGLLSFTILVFTVLGAVCIRKYRSALKTIRLLRQNKMLMSSVPRVEPPLLPARPIPVVVEEERELPPKSPLRPSTSARSPSKKLWKGLQQLQQDPPFTKSDLNLLQLIKAGKEGVFYQARMTRGTCKGHSMFTCKISKEGVRLKHVDMEVSIMRKLMHHKNILQLLDWNATAEPYILIMEYVSYGTLRTFLQTNRAHLSTDPELQSLLTIASYHIALAMQHLRSKMIIHCDLALRNVMVNKFPWEVKVAEFGLARDLTRMASRRSSRWRNPRQRVPLRWYPPEYFKNNYYSYKGDVWAFGIVLWEMQTFGTLPYPNLETSEQVVYHICMGHKNTNPEGCRPEILHIMRDCWQEPYTLRPSFTDIVCMLESIMENDADYVDVESPEQVVTDEAEIQENNRLRAASVSLDTNF